The proteins below come from a single candidate division WOR-3 bacterium genomic window:
- a CDS encoding PQQ-binding-like beta-propeller repeat protein, whose protein sequence is MIHLLFILFAISPPDSLIHPLKIDTVAELELAIFPPKDAQPPFSYMIDWGDGETLNWTEPFYTNNEIYRYHRYHALGKFAIRVMAKDGSGNTSFWSKPCSVQVVPSLVKWFFPTLEPVVASPTLDYNGNIYIGDESGTFYSLSPAGALRWTFSARGPIYGACAVVNGLIYLPSLDSHLYCLDTLGNLKWSVNLGDELWTSPAVALDKNIYLLTGRGKLISLTPKGKVRFTIQLGDEGSSSPTIGPNGLIYVAADSIYSFNSKGKKIWAFGTPDGSYFFAAPVIDAQGQIYAGNFDGFVYCITKDGRLRWRTPVPDQDEIRTEVIFGPDGTLYCGTDGYYLCAKPQAGTFKNIYEAQDAICATPAITQDGTIYFLADDGILYALNPAGQIVLTQEIATGEKDIYYASSPAIASDGTVYVGSWDGGVYALFGDAPPAKTTWPQFRSNVQHTGRLTIPKGR, encoded by the coding sequence ATGATTCATCTCCTCTTTATTTTGTTTGCGATTTCCCCCCCGGACTCACTTATCCATCCGCTTAAAATTGATACCGTTGCCGAACTGGAACTCGCCATCTTCCCACCGAAAGATGCCCAGCCCCCATTTTCCTACATGATTGACTGGGGTGATGGTGAAACCCTGAACTGGACCGAGCCTTTCTACACCAACAACGAAATCTACCGTTACCACCGTTACCATGCCCTGGGCAAATTTGCCATCAGGGTAATGGCAAAGGACGGATCAGGCAATACATCCTTTTGGTCCAAACCCTGTTCAGTCCAGGTTGTTCCCTCCTTGGTCAAATGGTTCTTCCCTACCCTCGAACCGGTCGTCGCCTCACCTACGCTCGATTACAACGGCAACATCTACATCGGGGATGAAAGTGGCACCTTTTACTCCCTTTCCCCTGCCGGTGCCCTTCGCTGGACATTTTCTGCCCGCGGACCAATTTATGGTGCCTGTGCTGTTGTTAACGGACTTATCTATCTACCCTCCTTGGACTCGCACCTTTACTGCCTTGATACCTTGGGCAATCTCAAGTGGTCGGTCAACCTCGGTGACGAACTATGGACCTCACCCGCAGTCGCCCTTGACAAAAATATCTATCTTTTAACCGGGAGGGGAAAACTCATCAGCCTCACACCAAAAGGCAAAGTCCGCTTTACCATTCAACTTGGTGATGAAGGTTCATCGTCGCCAACAATCGGACCCAACGGCTTAATCTATGTGGCTGCCGACTCTATTTACTCCTTCAATTCCAAGGGCAAAAAAATCTGGGCTTTTGGAACACCGGACGGCTCCTACTTCTTTGCCGCACCGGTGATTGATGCCCAGGGGCAGATTTATGCTGGTAATTTTGACGGCTTTGTCTACTGCATTACAAAAGATGGCAGGTTGCGCTGGCGGACACCGGTCCCAGACCAGGATGAGATTCGCACCGAGGTCATATTTGGTCCTGATGGAACCCTATATTGCGGAACCGATGGCTACTATCTCTGCGCCAAGCCCCAAGCGGGCACATTCAAAAACATCTATGAAGCCCAGGATGCCATCTGCGCCACACCCGCAATAACCCAAGATGGAACGATTTATTTCCTCGCTGACGATGGCATCCTTTATGCGCTAAATCCCGCTGGTCAGATTGTTCTCACCCAGGAGATTGCTACTGGTGAGAAGGATATCTATTACGCATCCTCACCAGCAATTGCTTCGGACGGGACGGTATATGTGGGCTCTTGGGATGGCGGTGTCTATGCCCTTTTTGGTGATGCCCCACCGGCAAAAACCACCTGGCCGCAGTTTCGCTCAAATGTCCAGCACACCGGCAGGCTGACAATCCCAAAGGGGCGCTAA
- a CDS encoding bifunctional riboflavin kinase/FAD synthetase yields MPINLTIGGFDGIHLGHQEIIRRVQEICRDNRGTPGLITFHPHPAQLLYPDFPYLLTPLEEKLLLLTELGIEQVYIISVDQKLLATEPEEFIETHLLKLNPAAIVVGADHRFGKGAKGDVNLLKRILEPKGIKVEIVPEVIHLGAPVKSTRIREHLILGHIRLAAELLGRPYSLTGIVVPGTGTGRRIGFPTINIQPPKEKLLPLEGVYAGTAEIKSQQFPGVVNIGFRPTFAGEQKTVEIHLLNFPSQVDLGEKITIRLIERIRPEQRFPNPLALAEEIRKDIAAAKKILNII; encoded by the coding sequence ATGCCGATTAATCTAACAATCGGTGGCTTTGACGGCATCCATCTCGGACACCAGGAGATCATCAGGCGGGTTCAGGAAATCTGCCGTGATAATCGCGGCACACCCGGGCTTATCACCTTTCATCCCCATCCAGCCCAGCTCCTTTATCCCGACTTCCCTTATCTTCTGACCCCGCTTGAAGAGAAACTTCTCTTACTAACCGAACTGGGCATCGAGCAGGTCTATATCATCAGTGTTGACCAGAAGTTACTTGCTACTGAGCCAGAGGAGTTTATTGAAACCCATCTCCTTAAACTTAACCCTGCCGCGATTGTTGTGGGGGCTGACCACCGGTTCGGCAAAGGGGCGAAAGGCGATGTCAATCTTCTTAAGCGAATCCTTGAACCTAAAGGAATAAAGGTGGAGATTGTGCCTGAGGTTATCCATCTGGGCGCACCGGTGAAAAGCACGAGAATTCGCGAACACCTGATCTTAGGTCATATCCGGCTTGCGGCTGAACTGTTAGGTCGACCTTATTCCCTTACGGGGATAGTGGTTCCAGGAACTGGGACCGGCAGGCGCATCGGATTTCCCACAATCAACATCCAGCCGCCAAAGGAAAAACTTTTGCCTCTTGAGGGGGTGTACGCTGGAACCGCGGAAATTAAATCCCAACAGTTTCCCGGGGTTGTCAACATCGGTTTCCGCCCCACATTTGCTGGCGAACAGAAGACCGTAGAGATTCACCTCCTCAATTTCCCATCCCAGGTAGATTTGGGTGAAAAGATCACGATCCGCCTGATTGAACGCATCCGACCAGAACAGCGTTTCCCCAATCCTCTGGCGCTTGCTGAAGAGATCCGTAAGGACATCGCCGCCGCCAAAAAAATACTGAATATTATTTGA
- the truB gene encoding tRNA pseudouridine(55) synthase TruB, whose product MAEYLTNSTPKIPKKKQMGLMRGILNINKPAGISSYDCIRQLKPLLKPKKIGHAGTLDPLASGVLLILVNEATKISRLLMDLPKEYEAEIRFGIQTDTDDITGRVINTTPVPTLTLEELAHFLYQKFAGEIEQIPPRFSALKSAGEPLYKLARKGADVNPKPRTVNVYEIRLLEWHPPIARIYARVSGGTYIRALCRDIGLALSSSATLSSLIRKSIGNFKISQAYTLRQLQESKTKLAEYLVPIERALGHLPKVFVSKDQAQALFQGKIGIGNLLPHEGLVLAQTEDNRFLALVRIKNGALFPERIIYAD is encoded by the coding sequence TTGGCAGAATACTTGACGAACTCAACCCCGAAAATTCCGAAGAAAAAGCAGATGGGTCTGATGCGCGGCATTCTCAACATCAATAAGCCGGCTGGTATCTCCTCCTACGATTGCATCCGCCAACTGAAACCGCTCCTTAAGCCCAAAAAGATTGGTCATGCCGGTACCCTTGACCCACTTGCGAGCGGCGTTCTTTTGATACTTGTCAACGAGGCAACGAAAATCAGCCGGCTCCTAATGGACCTGCCCAAGGAGTATGAGGCGGAAATAAGGTTCGGCATCCAGACCGATACCGACGACATTACGGGCAGGGTGATCAACACCACACCTGTTCCCACCCTCACCCTTGAGGAACTAGCCCATTTCCTTTACCAAAAGTTTGCGGGAGAAATTGAGCAAATCCCACCCCGATTTTCCGCTCTGAAGTCTGCAGGTGAACCACTTTATAAACTTGCCCGAAAAGGAGCCGATGTTAACCCAAAGCCTCGGACTGTCAATGTGTATGAAATCAGGCTCTTGGAATGGCATCCGCCCATTGCCCGGATTTATGCCCGGGTTTCAGGAGGCACCTATATCCGCGCCCTGTGCCGTGATATCGGTCTTGCCCTCTCATCATCCGCCACCCTTAGCAGTTTGATTAGAAAAAGTATCGGCAACTTCAAAATCTCGCAGGCATATACCCTCCGCCAATTACAGGAGTCTAAAACCAAACTCGCTGAATACCTTGTGCCAATTGAGAGGGCGCTTGGGCATCTACCCAAGGTTTTTGTCTCAAAAGACCAGGCGCAGGCGCTCTTTCAAGGCAAAATTGGCATTGGGAACTTGCTCCCCCATGAAGGGTTGGTTCTTGCCCAGACCGAAGACAACCGTTTCCTTGCCCTCGTCAGAATAAAAAACGGCGCCCTTTTTCCGGAACGCATCATCTATGCCGATTAA
- the rbfA gene encoding 30S ribosome-binding factor RbfA, with amino-acid sequence MHHRDLRVADAIRDIVAEIVLTKISDPKIGFVTITRCSLSRDLRNATVFFTVMGDNQQRNLTLARLEHARGFIRHLLGRRLKLKFLPEIHFKVDELLMQEDRIGRILDELNPENSEEKADGSDARHSQHQ; translated from the coding sequence ATGCACCATCGGGACCTACGGGTGGCAGATGCAATTCGCGACATCGTTGCCGAAATCGTCTTGACGAAAATATCTGACCCGAAAATCGGCTTTGTCACTATCACCCGCTGCTCACTTTCCCGTGATTTGCGCAACGCCACGGTCTTTTTCACGGTGATGGGTGACAACCAGCAACGCAATCTCACCCTTGCCCGTCTTGAGCACGCCCGGGGATTTATCCGTCACCTCCTGGGCAGGCGCCTGAAACTGAAGTTCCTTCCTGAAATCCACTTCAAGGTTGACGAACTCCTTATGCAGGAAGACCGCATTGGCAGAATACTTGACGAACTCAACCCCGAAAATTCCGAAGAAAAAGCAGATGGGTCTGATGCGCGGCATTCTCAACATCAATAA
- the purD gene encoding phosphoribosylamine--glycine ligase — MKVLCIGSGGREHALVYSFARKGHQVFCAPGNPGIARLAECVEIDPADFAGLIAFARRHSVDLTVVGPEAPLVAGIADEFEKKGLVLFGPNAQAALLEGDKGFAKNLLKKYGIPTARFEVFDDFEKAVDYVKRGGFPVVVKACGLALGKGVKVCENEEEAIGFLTILMREGRLGEAGSRVVIEEFLSGEEASIIALCDGERLRFLAPSQDHKRLLDNDEGPNTGGMGAYAPVPAVTPLVFDQIVRLIFVPLLDALKKEGIVYRGAIYAGLMLTADGPKVLEFNCRFGDPEAQVILPIFDDDLAELCLACAHGRLGEDGERMPKPQKWALCVVAAAKGYPGTYEKGLPISGEVEGGESTIVFHAGTKMVEGKFFTSGGRVLGVTGIGKTLFEARERAYYGIGLIHFPGMHYRRDIGAKGLRYLQEER, encoded by the coding sequence ATGAAGGTTTTGTGTATCGGTAGTGGTGGCAGAGAGCATGCCCTTGTTTACAGTTTTGCCCGTAAGGGGCATCAGGTTTTCTGCGCGCCCGGGAATCCTGGGATTGCCAGGCTGGCTGAATGCGTTGAGATTGACCCAGCCGATTTTGCCGGTCTTATCGCCTTTGCCCGGAGACACAGCGTTGATTTGACCGTTGTCGGTCCAGAGGCGCCTTTGGTTGCGGGAATTGCCGATGAGTTTGAGAAAAAGGGGCTGGTTCTTTTCGGACCGAATGCCCAGGCTGCTCTGTTGGAGGGTGATAAGGGTTTTGCCAAAAACCTTTTGAAAAAATATGGGATCCCCACCGCGAGGTTTGAGGTGTTTGACGATTTTGAAAAGGCGGTTGATTATGTAAAGAGAGGCGGCTTTCCGGTTGTCGTCAAGGCGTGTGGTCTGGCATTAGGCAAAGGGGTGAAGGTTTGCGAAAATGAGGAGGAGGCGATAGGATTTCTCACCATTTTGATGAGGGAGGGCAGGTTGGGTGAGGCGGGTTCGCGGGTGGTGATTGAGGAGTTTCTTAGCGGTGAGGAGGCTTCAATCATTGCGCTCTGTGATGGCGAGCGGTTGCGGTTTCTGGCTCCTTCCCAGGACCATAAAAGGCTTTTGGACAATGATGAGGGTCCAAATACCGGTGGGATGGGTGCTTATGCGCCCGTGCCCGCGGTGACACCTCTTGTTTTTGACCAGATTGTGAGGCTGATATTTGTGCCCCTTTTGGATGCTTTGAAAAAGGAGGGGATTGTTTATCGGGGTGCGATTTATGCCGGTCTGATGCTTACCGCTGATGGTCCTAAGGTTTTGGAGTTTAACTGCCGTTTTGGTGACCCAGAGGCGCAGGTGATTCTGCCCATCTTTGATGATGACCTTGCCGAGTTGTGCCTTGCCTGTGCGCACGGAAGGTTGGGTGAGGATGGGGAAAGGATGCCTAAGCCCCAAAAATGGGCTTTGTGCGTTGTCGCGGCAGCAAAGGGGTACCCGGGCACATATGAAAAGGGGTTGCCCATTTCCGGTGAAGTTGAGGGCGGGGAGAGCACAATTGTTTTTCATGCCGGGACGAAGATGGTTGAGGGTAAATTTTTTACCAGTGGTGGCAGGGTTTTAGGGGTAACCGGGATCGGAAAAACCCTTTTTGAGGCAAGGGAGCGTGCCTATTATGGCATCGGGCTCATCCATTTCCCCGGTATGCATTACCGCCGCGACATCGGTGCAAAGGGGCTAAGGTATCTCCAAGAGGAGCGGTGA